Proteins from a single region of Gossypium arboreum isolate Shixiya-1 chromosome 1, ASM2569848v2, whole genome shotgun sequence:
- the LOC108482004 gene encoding protein LIGHT-DEPENDENT SHORT HYPOCOTYLS 10-like: MMSINKGKEIAEGSSGPAAVAVGAVVGGVGGGDQRNPPPLSRYESQKRRDWNTFGQYLRNQRPPVALSQCNANHVLEFLRYLDQFGKTKVHLQGCVFFGQPEPPGPCTCPLRQAWGSLDALIGRLRAAYEENGGLPETNPFASGAIRIYLREVRDSQAKARGIPYKKKKKKRNPLKANEVSSTSFPIQQP; this comes from the coding sequence ATGATGTCAATTAACAAAGGGAAAGAAATAGCTGAAGGTTCTTCAGGACCGGCTGCTGTTGCTGTTGGTGCTGTTGTTGGTGGTGTTGGTGGGGGTGATCAGCGGAATCCACCGCCGTTGAGCAGGTACGAGTCGCAGAAGAGACGGGATTGGAACACGTTTGGTCAGTACTTAAGGAACCAAAGGCCACCGGTTGCACTTTCTCAGTGTAACGCTAATCATGTCCTTGAATTCCTTCGTTATCTCGATCAGTTCGGTAAGACTAAGGTGCACTTACAAGGTTGCGTGTTCTTCGGGCAACCGGAGCCGCCGGGACCATGTACGTGCCCTCTTAGACAAGCTTGGGGTAGTCTCGACGCTCTCATCGGTCGACTCCGAGCTGCTTACGAAGAGAATGGCGGTTTGCCGGAGACCAACCCTTTCGCGAGCGGAGCTATTCGGATTTACCTTCGTGAAGTGAGGGACTCACAAGCGAAAGCTCGGGGAATCCCttataagaagaagaagaagaagcggAATCCATTGAAGGCTAACGAAGTTAGCTCAACAAGCTTCCCCATTCAGCAACCTTGA